From [Clostridium] symbiosum, a single genomic window includes:
- a CDS encoding SPFH domain-containing protein: protein MAIVDVIKYNGNPDTFAWKYPSEELGTWTQLIVNESQEAILFKGGRALDVFESGRHTLDTANIPFLNKIINLPFGNRSPFTAEVWFVNKAYNLDVKWGTPTPIQVQDAKYGIFVPVRSNGAFGIQIEDSKKFLVKLVGTLPAFGKMDIIKYFRGLYITKVKDSISTYLIHKQISILEINAYLDELSEFMKTRMEPVLEEYGIKLATFYVNDISVPEEDPAVKRLKAALAKRAEMNIIGYNYQQERSFDTLEGAAKNTGSTAAPLMGAGMGLGMGLGMGHGVGGAFTEMAQGLKTDDGGTKECPKCHAAMTGKQRFCGMCGFDTDQEPREEPAEAKCSACGCKITKSVKFCPECGRKINHCPECGNDLAEGDVQCSACGYEPKKACPGCGAAITSEMKFCPQCGEALVKRCPKCGTAFEGSPKFCLECGEKL from the coding sequence ATGGCTATTGTTGATGTGATAAAATATAATGGGAACCCGGATACCTTTGCATGGAAATACCCAAGCGAGGAGCTGGGAACCTGGACACAGCTTATTGTGAATGAATCCCAGGAAGCGATTCTGTTTAAGGGCGGCCGGGCGCTGGATGTTTTTGAAAGTGGCCGTCACACTTTAGATACGGCCAATATTCCGTTTCTGAACAAAATTATCAATCTGCCCTTCGGCAACCGTTCCCCTTTTACCGCGGAGGTATGGTTTGTCAATAAGGCATATAATCTTGATGTAAAGTGGGGAACACCGACACCGATCCAGGTGCAGGATGCAAAGTACGGGATTTTTGTACCGGTCAGATCGAATGGTGCCTTTGGAATCCAGATTGAGGATTCCAAAAAATTTCTGGTAAAACTGGTGGGGACCCTTCCGGCGTTTGGAAAGATGGATATTATCAAATATTTCAGAGGTCTGTACATAACGAAGGTAAAGGATTCCATTTCCACCTATCTGATACATAAACAAATCAGCATCCTGGAAATCAATGCGTATCTGGATGAACTTTCTGAATTCATGAAAACACGGATGGAGCCGGTTTTGGAGGAATACGGAATCAAGCTGGCAACATTTTACGTCAATGATATAAGTGTCCCCGAGGAGGATCCGGCCGTTAAACGGCTGAAGGCGGCCCTCGCAAAGAGAGCGGAGATGAATATCATCGGATATAATTACCAGCAGGAACGTTCCTTTGATACCCTGGAGGGAGCTGCAAAAAATACAGGTTCGACGGCTGCTCCCCTCATGGGGGCAGGCATGGGACTGGGAATGGGCCTCGGAATGGGGCACGGCGTAGGCGGAGCTTTTACCGAGATGGCGCAAGGATTAAAAACGGACGATGGCGGAACGAAAGAATGTCCCAAGTGCCACGCAGCCATGACGGGTAAGCAAAGATTCTGCGGTATGTGCGGATTTGATACCGATCAGGAGCCGAGAGAAGAACCGGCGGAGGCAAAATGTTCGGCCTGCGGATGTAAAATTACAAAATCTGTTAAATTTTGCCCGGAATGCGGCAGAAAGATAAATCACTGCCCGGAATGCGGCAATGATTTGGCGGAGGGAGACGTTCAATGCTCTGCCTGCGGGTATGAACCGAAAAAGGCGTGTCCCGGATGCGGAGCCGCAATTACCTCAGAGATGAAATTTTGTCCGCAGTGCGGGGAAGCTTTGGTAAAGAGATGTCCGAAATGCGGCACGGCATTTGAAGGCAGTCCGAAATTCTGTCTGGAATGTGGAGAAAAGCTTTAA